The genomic DNA GCTGACTCGCCGCCGACTGTGGACCCTGTTCAACCCCAAGGTAAAGAAGCGGCTGCAGGCGCTCACCGAACAAATGGGCGACAAACAAGCCTTTGTGCCTTATGTGCTGGCCGGCTTTCTGCTCACAGCGGTATGGATCCAATAATCAGTCCCGTTGTCCGATAACTTGTACATGCGTTGTACAGGTTCGCAAGCAGCGTCTATGGTTAAGCTGCCAGAGCGTCTGGCCCGGGAGCAGGGCCGCTTAGGAACAGGGAGTTGATCGTGAACAAGTCATTCAGTGAGGTGAAGGTTCTGGTGGTTGATGACCAGCCCCTGATCGTCGAACAGTTGTGTGAGTATCTCGAAAATCAAGGCCATCATTGCGTGGCCGCGCATTCAACAGACGAGGCCATCGAGCGCTATGTGGCGGATGAAGCCATTGGCCTGGTGCTGTGTGACCTGCACATGCCCGAGCGCGATGGCATTGAACTGGTGAGGGCGCTAAAAGAAATTGCCGGGCGCCAGCGCATGTTCGAAGCGATCATGCTCACTGGCCGGGCCGACAAGCAGGACGTGATTCGTGCGCTGCGCGAAGGCTTTGCTGATTACTACCAAAAACCCGTCGACCTCGACGAACTGCTCGAAGGCGTGCGTCGCCTGGAGCAAGTTTTGCTGGAACGCAAATCCAACTTCCAGAACCTGGGCAATCTAAACAAACGGTTACAAGACCTGGCGGGCTGCATCGATGAGCTTTACCAGGACCTGGAGAAAGCTCGGGGCCAGGGAGTCCACCGCCGCGCCAGCGATGTCGAAGAGGGTGAGAGCGACTTGCCTGCCGCGTTCGAGAAGCTCTCACCACGCCAGCTGGAAGTGGCCCGGCTGGTGAGCAAAGGCAAGACCAACTACCAGATTGCCTGCGAGCTCGGGATCACCGAAAACACCGTGAAACTGTATGTTTCGCAGGTGTTGCGACTGACCCATATGCACAACCGCACGCAACTGGCGCTGGCGTTGACACCCAGTTCGTCGCCGGTGCACCAGCGGTTCACCACCCATTGAGTGAAACTGCCTTCACAGGCCCTGTCATTGGCAGCCACCGATAGGGCC from Pseudomonas putida includes the following:
- a CDS encoding response regulator, producing the protein MIVNKSFSEVKVLVVDDQPLIVEQLCEYLENQGHHCVAAHSTDEAIERYVADEAIGLVLCDLHMPERDGIELVRALKEIAGRQRMFEAIMLTGRADKQDVIRALREGFADYYQKPVDLDELLEGVRRLEQVLLERKSNFQNLGNLNKRLQDLAGCIDELYQDLEKARGQGVHRRASDVEEGESDLPAAFEKLSPRQLEVARLVSKGKTNYQIACELGITENTVKLYVSQVLRLTHMHNRTQLALALTPSSSPVHQRFTTH